The Platichthys flesus chromosome 23, fPlaFle2.1, whole genome shotgun sequence DNA segment TCGGCTGATTTACATGGCGAGCAGAGGTGGAGGTTGACATGAATCAGCCGGCAGACAGAGAGGACGCGGTGGAGGACGTGAGCTTGAATCTAAATACAGTCGTTTATCAGATGCCGCTCTTTCTTTCTCAGGTACGGAGAGTGATGAACCCACAGTGGAAATCCAATGGACCGAGTGGAACAGGTGGGCCAGGACGTaaaggacagagaagaagaaatcacAGAGTTGTCGTCTGCACGTTCAGTCACGGTCTGATTATTGATCATCACATCATTAAAACAGATCTATTATAGACATAATTAAACTAGATTAGACCaatgcagctctgtgaggctgaaAAAACTGCTTTGCAAGATTAAGAGTTAAAATCCAAGAGTGTGTTTTACATGTAAAAATGTGAATGGTTATTTAATATGCTAACAAAGCCAGATTATTTGTTATCACAAGACTAAACTGGATATTATTCAAGACTAGACCACATAGACAATGGCCACAAAACTGAAAACTCGATCTATTGATTGTCCAGTACatgttaaataatacaaatttgcaGTTTGAGTATTGGCTGTTGACTGAGGCTGATTGTCAACAGCTCTGTGAGTGGTGGTGTGTAACAAAGTAAATTTACTTCATGACTGTATTAAGGTATACTTTTTTCATATATGAGCAAATATCTGTTCTTTCTACATGTTTAggttttttatagttttaaaagTGATCAATAACGAGCGGGGGAACTGATCCAATTAGAGCAGGCAGGTTAAAGGTCACCGCCGATACTTATTTACTTTGGGCCAAAGTGGAAGACAAACTGATTTCTTGTAATCATTGGATCTAGAAATCAATATTAAATTAACACAAGTCCACAGCTGGACTAGAATCTCTTGAGATTAGTAAACTTTTATACGGCGAAACCCTGAAAGAGGCACATTTGTTATTTCAGGCTTCAGCTTTAGAAAAACACCCTTCTTTATACACTTGGAAAAATGGTTCCGGCATCTACAACCATTTTAAATCAACACTGCCATTTAATTTAAGTTGATTTATATATCAGATCAATGTTGCTTGTCCATTCACAGACACGATACTAACACATTGTCCCCTACAGCTCGAAACATCACGTCCTGGACACACGTCTCGTCCCACACAGTGTGTCTCACTCAACGTCTGACGCCTGCGCTAACAGCAGTCAGCAActgtgtgatgtcacatgattgTATTTGATGCGTCTGGCCATGAATGAACAGCCTGAACTCACACACTCTCCACTGGTGAGTCATGGTTTGGACCTGTGTTCTTACAGTTTGTCTGTGGGCGCCGCCGCCAGGAGAACGTTAGTGGGTTTTATTTATAGAGATGCATGACGACACgggaacaaaacacacacacacacacacacacacaaacacacacacacgatgactCACTCAATATACAGAAGCATTGCATCCTACGGTCCAATACATCTGCATTTCCCACACATCAAGTGGGTATGAGATCTTTTAATAAGCACAAACAGGAACACGTTCTGAAAGGACATCGGCTCTCTTCAGTAATTCCTCTCGTGTTAAGAGTTTATTAAGGCATTAGTGTCTCAGAGAGGATGTGCACTTCAACATCTATTAGTGTATGAAGCTTTAATAGCACTTATTCAACACAATGAAACATCACCAGTCAAAACTTTGATGCCACTAAAGAaaaatctaacttttcaaaTTCCTGGGATTGAATaaggtttgttttcttctacAGATTCCAAATGTTTTACCCCCTAATATCGAAATCAGGATCGGCCCCAAGAAAACTCTAATATATTAATATCATAAATTATCAACTATAATTGTTTCTATTTTAACAGTTGTGGCAAGcagctctaaataaataaagtaaaaatttaAGTCTCATTATTACCCATTACCTCACATTAGTGGGAATAAAAACAAGTCACCAGTGTTCTTCAGAGACTTGAAGCCATGGAACATGTCACAACACAGGAAAATTAACATTTCCAATTAAACTGTAGTAGAAAACATGCTCAGATTAAGCTGCATGATCTGAAACCACTGTTACTATTCTcactgtactgtactgtggAGTCGACCGATGCATTCCGGCCGTGACAGACACTAAAGCTATGTTCTCAGGAGCTCCCTCTCACAGGGCCGCAGCAACACGCTGATAGGACGCACAGCCACATCACGACTTTATGTAGCCGCAGGGATCGGCACTGGAAAACTTGGGAGGACGCTATGGTGATGCAGAGATTAACGCTCTGTCGGACTGGCTAAACCTCCTTTATACCTCTGGCCGCTACCAACTCCCACCGCAATTTGGAGGAGGTTGGGGATGAGGCAGATGGCCCAGTCTCTGAGGTGGCCTCATCCATCCACAGGGCCGGAGCTAGAGCAGTCTCTAAAGTGGGTTCCCCGCTGGTAtggtgcatgtgcatgtgaggACGGGGCGGTGAAATATGTTTGTCATTAGAAACACGCTAACCTTCCAGaaaggtgaaaaataaaaaggaacagcATCACGTGTTGGGACATTTATTGTTTATGATCATTAAACTCACCAAGGGCACCTATTGCTAAAGTACCCAATTCTCTGCctaattaatattaaatatgagcAACAACGGTTGTTTCATTTAACTGAAGTGATTAATGTCCTAATTTGAACTCAGCCGGTGGTAGAAATATTCATATTCTCCAGGAAAAGGAGCCATTTCACTGTTAAAAACATGTAAactgcatgtgagtgtgttgttcGTTTTTATATATGAACATGATGAGTGGAACTAATAATATGTATGAGCCCCACTCTTTGGTTATTTAAGAAATGAAACAGTTGATCTACAGTGAAAACATATTGTAATAACTATGTTTTAAGGTGAGGAAGCCAGACTCAAAGCAGAAAGGTGCAAGTTTGAACGCGGAACCCTCTTGCCTACTCGGAGTGTGTCCACATTGCTATGTGTACTAACACCACCTCCTTCCACCAGCTCCTGTTCTCATGTACAAACAGCACTTTAATGTTCTCTGCAGCCAAACCCTGCCTGACGTTAAGATCACTCTGGAGTGTGATCACATCCTCTGGTGCCTGGAAAAGGGACTTGAGGctaaacactgaaacaaaacGGCTCATAGTGttgctgaaaacacacagactctgtctTGGTCACATATCTGGATTATGTGGATTCTTAACACATgtcaatttgtgtttttatttgcagcTTTCTAATCGTGTTTCAAGGAAGATAAGATTTAAGGACATCTTTTCAGTGCcgagatataaaaaaaaacaattgaacaATGACCAGTCGCAATCACTCTAATTAAAATGAAGATACAGAATAGACAACCACTCCTCATCAGGGTTCAGAGTGAGGCCGaggagctgtcaatcaccagAGCCCACGTTCCTCTCTGGTCTCTGCTGGATGTTAATGAGCTGACGAGACAACACCCGACTCATgaccctgcagctgctgctcctgctgcacacacacatgcacacacacatacacacacatgcacacacgcacgttcAGGATTGAGCCCTTTTGAACGATTGGCCAACAGAAAATCCCAAACAACTTAATTCCAGCGCCTTGATTTTTTGGGAACATCTAGTTCCCTGGTGCAACGCGTGAAGCTGATTGATGCCCCGCCCCCCTGGATGCTGTCCGGGCAGACGTTTTTCACAACCTCATCAATACAGACCTGATACAGCAGGATGCTGGAGGAGTGGGCTTGTTGATGCTAGAGGacgggagggagagggggggggggtcgttacAGAGACATGATTCCACAGACAGCCTCTCCCCTGTCTCTATGGTAACCTGTTGACATACCGTTGTTTCTGGAAGGTTTTAATGGTTTGTCACGTTCACGGGAGGAAAGAGGGCGGAAAGGCATCGAGAGGGAGTCCAAGCATGAAAGATAGAAacttcagggagagagaggtacCTGTGTTCATACTGACATGTGTTGAAAAAGTCTTTCTCTGTGAACTAACAGACGTTCATTTCCTGTTCGAAGTCTCATGTTTGGTGTACAATAGAGTTTTTGGCTTTACACCAAGAATGGGAAcgtaaatataaacacattagAGAGCTGAGGAAATTTTTTgattcttcaaattaaaaagaaatatgtaTTATATAGACCTTCAGAAACATCTGGGTGTGTAATGCACATTTTCCACAAGTGTTTTAAAAGTTATACATCACAAACTGGTGCTCTGGTGCCACCTAGAGGGAAAAGCGTGACACTACTCTATACTTTGACATTGACTTGACCGAGAGGAGGATGTTTTCAGGACACACATGTAAAGTGAGTGGATGTAAAGTGAGTGGCCCTATGAAACATAATCCTGATTTGATTAAAGAAATCAGAAGGTGATTAGAATCAGAAATAGAAGCAGCTGCTACAGTAACCTGTTGATCCAGCTGATGACACATGTGTGTTGTCTATTACTGGAATtttcttaaatgaaaacaaaatctggATTCTACTCATTTTAAATTGCACAAAATTAAAAGATCGCAGATTTGGTGTCTTTGTCGTTGTTGTATGAAAGCTTTAGGAATTCAAACTCTTTTGTGAgatgcttcttcctctttgtgaCTCGCCCTGAGCTGAAAATAGACTGAATCAGCTGCGTAAAGAAATCAGCTGTGCAAcagctgtttttaaacatttaacaacccccccgaacacacaaacacacacacacacacacacacacacacacacacacacacacacacacacacacagacacacacacacacacacacacacacacacacacacacacacacacacacacacacacacacacacacacacacacacacacacacacacacacacacacacacacaaacagacacactgatCTTATCCAGTCACTCAGTCAAATTCTAAAAAATTACAGAGCATCAAAAGGCAGAGACGTGTTTCAAAAGGTTTGAGTCGTGATTTATTGGAAAccaaaaaatattttgtcagCTTTTATGAAGACTTTTAAAACCATTTATCACACATTTCAGATAAAGGAATAAACAAGAAGTAAACATGAACAAATGTGTAGGTGAAAATACTTAAGTACACaagtaaaacaaactttttcaaTCACAGCTTGTGAGCAGACGAATACAGTGAACGTTGATACTCAAATGTCGTTCAAGATGTTGTGGCTTCATTAGCTTcgtttctctcacttcagttcCCCGGGTGGCCTGGAAAAAAGGAGGTTCCCCATCACTCTACACCCGATCCCTGTGATAACTTCTCTGATACAAGTTGTAAATTCAGGCCAAATAGTCCAGGAACGACTTGGCAGTCCAGTTGCCGTGACTTGGGCCCCTCACTTCCTGGAGCCTGCCTTTCCCTTGGCGCTGCGGGAGGTCTTAGACGCTTTGGAGCCCCTCTGGTGGTCGTTGACTCGGTTTCGGAGCACGGAGATGTCGTACTTCTGCCTCTTGAGCTTCTCGGACAGATCAAACTTCTCGgcgtggagctggtggagccaCTGCCAGAGGTCCTGAGCCTTCTCCGCCAGCTTCTCCTGGTTCAGGTGGTCGATGTTGAGCGGCTTCTTGCGCTCCAACAAggccttcttcttctcctcccgcGCCGTCAGCTTCTTGCCCTTCTTCTGGTCCACCTTCTGCAGGTAGCCTCCAAAGGACTTGTTGGTgaatatcttcttcttcttggcctCTTCGTCGGCGCGCAGTTTGGCGGCCTCGTCCTCACGCCTGGTCCTCTCCTCGACCAGCCGCGTTTGGCGCTCACGGTCCTTCTCGGTGCGGACGCGTTGCTGCTCGGCCCTCTCAGAGCGGCGGTGCTCAATTCGGCTACGCAGCGCCaacagttcctcctcctccttctgccgGTTGGAGAAGTGCACCTCGATCAGCGTCTGGAGGTCGTTGAAATCCTTCTCTACTCTCTTGCGGTGGAGGTCGTCGAAATCCACCTTCTCACCATCAGGGAGCTTTGGAGGAGCAATGTTTGGCACATAAGTCGTCTTGGGTCTGGGTTTAGACTCTTCTTCATGCTCGTTCCCCTCTGCgtgctcctctttcttctctgcttcatcatccgtctgctcctcttcttcttcctcattcacctcctcttcttcttcttcttcctcctcctgttcattCTCCTCCACAAATTCCTCAGTGTCGGACATGATGGGACCTCGGAAGCTGTCCAGGCAAGAGAAGGCAGGAGGAACTCCAAGACCAGCTGGTGTTTCAGAGATGACTGGGGTCTCGGGTTTGTAGCTCGGGGGGTTTTAAGGCTTTCGCCATCACCATGTGACCGTGGAGCTGACCACAGTCTCCAGAGTGCGGGTCAGCAGCAGGGCGGATTTGAGACAGATGGAGTGGTCTATTTTCTCCTTCACCAAGTCTTGTCGGTCACATACACCCCCACTTATCCCCTAAAGACCCCCTGCTGTCGACTCTGACCCTACAGGGCTCCTCATTCCTTTGTAAGGACAAGATGAGAGACTATTTCAGACTCaccacagatgcacacacacacacacacacttgtgctttCCAGTCccacaaaacaagaacaaataaCAATCCATTCTTTTAAAGGCCTCAGGAGCCGCCTGCGCAGACAAGAGGCAGAAATTCCCGAGcagaaaaatagagaaaaaataacGCAACACAACTGCTACACAAATCGTAGATCGTTCCAGTGACGTACGTGGGCCGTCGATGAATCATCCAACTGTAGCCGCGGTTTCGGGAACTTGCTAATCCATCGTGACGGTTTAATAGCCACCGCTGAAGAGCAGGCAGTGATTATGAACTTCCATTAACGACGCAAATTGCGATCTCTTAAGTGCGTAAGAGCCAGCGAGGATTCTAATGATGGGAAGTTGCAGCTGTCACATTTTCCAAATTGAGCTAATACCCTGAATATCCTGAGCCAGGGACATTCAAGGTATTCACACCAACAGACAAAGGTTATTTTTGAGTCAAAATAAATGACTGTAAGTGTAAATTGAAATGTGTGAATCTATCTGTACGTAAGGAGAAGCCCCGATGTTTGCCAAAATGaatctgttattattatttatctaaaGTTTTCcctgcaaacaaaaaaacagtttgaagaGACACAGGGGTCATAAAAAACCCTCAGTAAGAACAATGACGTGCAAGATGAGCTTTACTGCTCCGACCTCGTCGCcattttgaaatgtaatgaaaacattcttgCAATCGGAGGCTTTCTGCTTTCAGCACCGAGAGGATTAAAACGTAATTGCACCCACGAGGCAACATTTAAACGCCGACGTCGAGAATGTATGTTATCACGCCTTGAGTTATCAGTGGAAAAGGACATATGCAATTTTCAGAGGATGAGATAAGTGACAAAGAGAGACAGGTGCATGCGAGAATCCCAATTTAACAGCCACCTCCTTAGGATGAAGCCTCGGACGTTATTCTGCTGTAGATCACACGTTATCTTCTGGGCGTTATGTTTCAGTGTCGCTATAAATCTTCTGGAGCTCAGATTATAATCGTGGCCTTAAAGGACCATGAAACGAGTCTTAAAGCCTGTGTGAGAATGTCCCGCGTCTGTCTCGTCCCGGAGTGGACGAAGCTGTGCTGCAACATGCCTGTGCACAACATGAGGACAGCAGGTGGCTCCAGTATAATCAAGGTCCCTCGCTCGCTGCTGCCAAGGGACAACTGTGTCCATCAGCAAAGACAGACAACAAATGACGAGGGCTATgaatagacacagacacagctctGAATGAGGGATACAGTAGGACTCCTGTGTGTTTAAACCTCAGGCAACTGGTTTACAATCAAATACAAACAGGTAAAGAGGCTGTCTACCTGGTGAGATCAGAGTAATAatgaagcagcttcaggaatACAGCAGTAATAATCAAAACAGTGTTTCTGCAAAGTTTGAGTCTCTGAGTTCAAGAAAAGTTTGTGTTGCTCACGAGAAGCAGCTGCTAGAAAAAACCCTTGATGCACAGTGACCTCGTCTGGACGACACTGTGCACTGCAGTTAAGTGTCACTCAGGGATTCTCTATGGTTGAGGTTGAAATGTTtgtcggtttgtttgtttgtaagcaaaaACTTGAGCTTGGATTTCCACAACACTTGCTGGAGGTAggtgggacatgggccaagaaagaaccaatTCAATCTGTCATTACTCACCCATCACTGCTGAGTCATCCCCAGTAgctcacattttctttttttgtcgaTTCACCTGtggggaaaacaaaacattaatttatattgtaaatattaatatatttcatCCATATTCAAAAACCATATTTCAATAGCTGTCGTGTCATGTGACAAACTGACTCCATACCAATGCTATATTGTTTTATCACACTAGATATACAAAACACACCTCTTTTGTAAATCATATTTGTCCTGTTCATCCAGGGTAAGACAACAATTCAGCTAGTTTGGAGTCAGTTACATGACATGGGTGCTATTGgaacaaaatattatttttattaattatataaatatgaagagGTACTCAAACTAAATTAAAGGGGTGTGTCCTATGTTTCTAGTTGAATAGGAATCAGTGGACCACATGACAAGGAATcaattgaaagaaagaaaatattcaaataaaatactaCAAGCAGTACAATGTAGTAAATAATAGGTGTGTCCTGTTTAtctatgtgtttttaatatataaatatacacataaaatATAAGAAGTACTCAATTAAATTAGAAGGGCGTTTGTCCTATTTATCTGGGGCAGCAATGCTCTGACATCATTGGCGTCAGTGTGTCACATGACGCGGAAGCTGTGAGATGTGAATGTGGGAGTTGTAGTTTTCGACACTTGGTCACGTTTTCTGACTTTAACATGAACTTTGAAGACGTCATGAACCGATTCGTTAATTAAAACCCGCGTtaagtgttttgttgtgatgtAAAAACCGGATGTTAGCAGTTAAGCTAACAGGCAAGAAGCTAGTTTTCAGCTTCAGAGTTAAACTTGTGGTTAAATTACTTTGCATTTCCACGTGTTTCCGGTTCTGAACGTGTCACAGATTTCTTTACCTCCACGTTACCGGAGACATCCAACCCCCCCGGTGCTCGAGCTCAGCTCTGCGGGGATGAGGACGTGATTCAGCGGCTGTTTTGCCTCCGTGTGTCCGCTCGGCAGCACCGATGCCGCCACCTCACTCCACAGCGCCTCCCGCTGGCGGCGGGCGGGGGTGGTCACGTGTCTCGCATGTGTTCCTCCCGCGGATCCGCCCCTTTCTACGTGCGCTGCTTATGAAAGCGGGACTGTGGGTGTGACGCATCGAGGacacctccagctgcagctcctctcgcTGGTAATaacaacactttcatttaaatgctCACATAAAACAAACCTGGGGTTTCCTTGTGTTTACAGGCGTGTTTGTGATGTTGTGCGTTTTTCCGCTGCACAGCACATAACATGCATCACGTGAGgaacagtgtgtttttgtcccaGCCTGTGAGAACAAAGCGTTTGTGCGGTACACTCAGTACTTTGTGTACTCGCAGCGTCCGTGTGGCTTCCACATACACAACCTCAGTGTTAAGCTTTTAATTGGGCGTTAAACGAGGTCACTGTTTGGTTCTGGAGTGAAATCGACACCAGGTTTAGATTaatttaaatcctttttataATGAGTgagttatttatatattgttgcACAGAGATCCTGGTGTGCAGGAATTCACAGGGTCCACCAGATCAAACTGGGAAGACGTGACATTATTAAAAGCAAGAAGAAGATATCTCTTTTACAACATATATACCAGCTCATTAACCATGCAttggaaataaaatacacaaaacccCATAAAGCACAGAGGGTAATAGTATGTGTGGCAGAAAAGTGAAATTATTTAGTAGAGGAAATATCCCTgctacacatatacacacacatggctTTTTCTTAATTCACTGGTCCCTGcttttcaaataataaatacaatgtacAATTGCCCTATTCCTCTATTTTGAGATGTTATTGGCCAGATACCATCAAACTATCCCTCTGATTATATGATTCATAAGTTGCTGCCACACAACCCTGATGTATTGGACTGCACAGAGTTTATGAAGGTGTACTGAATCAAAAAATTTACGcaaatgctttgtttttaaGGAAAAAGCCAAAGAAGTTTAGGATCCACTGATTTTCTCACACTTTATTAAATCTTTAATAGTTTTAGATCACATCTCTTTCACTGTGCTTATAGATCTTTTATTCTTCGTGCAGATCCACTTTGACGATGCTCCGTGTCACCACTGcgtccctgtcctcctcctaTCAGAGGATGAggctgctcctccctccctaCGCCTCCGCCTCCACAGCGCCTCCTCCCAACAGACGAGTGGAGAACCAGCAAACCGTGGCCTCCCTCTACGAACTGTCAGTGGACATCCGGAAGGTGCGCAAGTTCAAGGCCTGGGTCCTGTCTGAGGGCTCCACGTACGTGTCTGAAACGGCCGACCTGCTGAGGGACATGGGGGCAGATCCACCAGCGGTCGCTCGGATCCTGGAGACTCACCCCGAGGCCGTCTTGTGTCGACCAGAGGACGTGGCCGTCCAGAGAGACCtctgggtgtctgtgtgtcccaACAGGCGTGAGCTGATGGGCATCATCGAGAAGTTCCCAGCGTCCTTCTTCACGCTCACTAACCACAGCAACCAGAGGGCCAACATCCTCTACCTCCAGAGCCTTCACCTCAGCAATCGGATCATCGGCAAGCTGATGGCGAGCGCCCCGCACAGCTTCAGTCGACCCCTGGAGCGCAACAAGGAGGTCATCCACACGCTGAGGGAGACCTACCTGGACTTGGGCGGTGATGAGGACAACGTGCGGGTTTGGCTGCAGAAGCTCCTGAGCCAGAACCCGAGCATCCTGCTGCGGCCCGCTGAGGGCTGGAGGGACAGTCTGGGCTTCCTCCGCGAGCAGGGCTTCACCACGGAGGAGCTGCTCAGCCTGGTCTCCAGCCTCAGGGCCTCCATCGCCGAGCTGCAGCCCGAAGCCATGCGGCACGCGCTGGCCTACATCGAGGGGGTTCTGGCCTGCTCCAAGGACGAACTCAAGGAGACGATGATCCGCTGCCCGGCCATCCTGCACTACTCCCTGCCCAGTCTGGTGGGGCGGTTCCAGGGCTTGATGGACGTCGGAGTGAGCATGGAGCAGGTGAAGGAAACGCCCAACGTCCTGGAGCTCACCACACAGATCGTTCTCTACCGTATCCACAAGTTGGCGTCCTACGGGTACGACGTGCGCTCCGGCAGCTTGGACGTCATTATCGGAACCAAGAAGGACTTTGAGATGAGTTACGTCAAACTGCACCTCAGGCAGCAGAGGCCGATGTTTAACCCTGTGGCTCCGCTCAGGTCTGCTGAGGACTGAGTGTCTGCACGTGACTCTGTACTGAATGATGGGAATTGGGAATGTTATTTACGTCTGATTATAAAAAAGAGACGCACAGACTTATGTTCTTCCTCCGGCAATGCAAAAAGGTTTAGGCCTTAAATCATGTTGGTTTGATTTGATGCCGAAGGCTCCATGActgttttatatctttttaaaatgtagtaGAGAAATATAAAAGTACTGTATGAAAACAAGTGCAACACACTACCTGTCTACTAAAGTAAGATAAAGGTGATTTTGACACCTGAACTCAACATATGAGCAATAAATGTCAGCATCTGTTACGacttttaatttctttcttcaGTGTCAAACTAACGGTGAATTCTCGAAGTTCTGActtcagagtgtttgtgtgctttaaaGTCAGAATGTGTTAAAATATTAACGCTGTAAACAAcgtgtgatgtttgtgtgtttagagcACTTGATTAACATCTTGACATCTCTTTCAAATATCTGCATTATGACAAAGATAAAGGATGAGGGGTAAcaggaacataaatattaaCTTTATATAGGgtgactgtgacctttgacctctgacattGTATCAGTCGTACTGGTCCGCATTTTATAAAGTTCCCCACAGGCAGACTTATCTCAT contains these protein-coding regions:
- the tnnt2c gene encoding troponin T2c, cardiac, producing the protein MSDTEEFVEENEQEEEEEEEEEVNEEEEEEQTDDEAEKKEEHAEGNEHEEESKPRPKTTYVPNIAPPKLPDGEKVDFDDLHRKRVEKDFNDLQTLIEVHFSNRQKEEEELLALRSRIEHRRSERAEQQRVRTEKDRERQTRLVEERTRREDEAAKLRADEEAKKKKIFTNKSFGGYLQKVDQKKGKKLTAREEKKKALLERKKPLNIDHLNQEKLAEKAQDLWQWLHQLHAEKFDLSEKLKRQKYDISVLRNRVNDHQRGSKASKTSRSAKGKAGSRK
- the LOC133948596 gene encoding transcription termination factor 2, mitochondrial-like, which gives rise to MLRVTTASLSSSYQRMRLLLPPYASASTAPPPNRRVENQQTVASLYELSVDIRKVRKFKAWVLSEGSTYVSETADLLRDMGADPPAVARILETHPEAVLCRPEDVAVQRDLWVSVCPNRRELMGIIEKFPASFFTLTNHSNQRANILYLQSLHLSNRIIGKLMASAPHSFSRPLERNKEVIHTLRETYLDLGGDEDNVRVWLQKLLSQNPSILLRPAEGWRDSLGFLREQGFTTEELLSLVSSLRASIAELQPEAMRHALAYIEGVLACSKDELKETMIRCPAILHYSLPSLVGRFQGLMDVGVSMEQVKETPNVLELTTQIVLYRIHKLASYGYDVRSGSLDVIIGTKKDFEMSYVKLHLRQQRPMFNPVAPLRSAED